aaataattttctacattaaaaaatttgttgatatcATTATTGTTTATCATTCCAAAATTATCCTTATTCCTCAACATTTGAGCTAAAAGTGACAATGGAATGTCGTCTTCATTTTCCCAGATTTCCAGGTTTTCTGCTCTATTTTCTGAACTATTAGAGTGTGTAATGCCAGACttaataaagcaattttgaacCTTTTTATTTGTCATTTGGTCCCATGCAatgtttataaagtaatttgcaTCTAGGACGTGTATTTTTCTGGCTAATTCTTGGGCTGATTCAGCAGTATTTatggctaataaaagttttttaataatgattgtcctataaaatgttttaaaactcttaataaaaaaaaaaaaaaaaaaatacttttattaccattcaaaattattaaacattattacagaATATACGAAACTAAATTCcatgaatatacaaataattcaaaattacaacaatttgtttggtaatcggagtgcaacgcgatttttataaaaaaaaaccgatacacatgcaagtacatagattacttgtacatgtgctgtacaacccgtgttcctaaataaactattttctaaaaaacgtaatattatgtatttacaataaggtccataccaaaatcaaaaggaACAATATATGCATTTTACAATGAACTAGCGAGTGGCTATGAAGCtgggcaaaaagaaaaacaaaaaaaaataaaagaatccaAAGACGAGCGAGAACGGTATAGGGGCGAGCACGAAGGGTAGATAACAGGCAagtgagaatttaattttaatctaaatatttgcaattagcAAGATCAGGTGTgcagaacattaattaaaacaaaaataccattttataaaatacggtCACATTAGGTTACCATAATTTGCgtgtttaagagatatttttttaagtttataataaattttttaggcgaacattcctttatataaataggtAGTTCATTCCACATCCGAAtgcccatatataaaaaagattttttaaaggttgctgttctatgtaaaggaattctaagcaaatggggatttcttgtattataaggaatatcttgattaaaaaataaatttcttaaatttgcaggCTGTccggtttttattattttataaattaaattaaacacatgGACTTTTCTTCTATTGctcatattcagaattaaattagaatttaaatatggagTTATGCGGTTTctagaggcaatattaaatgaatatctcATGCAactattctgaagtttttgtattttgttcgaTAAGTATTTAGTTAAAGAATCGCCGTATACAATATCCCCATAGTCAAGTAATGAAAGAACTAGTGTATCACAcagccaatattttatttttgaaggcaACATTTTCTTATACTGATAAAGGCCCTTTAATCTGATGTAGGCGGCTTGAAGTTTGACTTTAATATGGGAAGTAAAGTTAAGATTTTAATCAATAACTACACCTAAATTACGTTTTTCAGTTACAACTGGAACAGACTCGCCTTTAACAACTACTTTAAATCTGTTTGAAACCTCTTGCAGCTGACTCTTGTTATGTGTTACAAACATTACACACGATTTTGATGcgttaagttttaagttatgattCTCAGTAAACACGGCCAAGCTCTGTAgatcagtatttattttattttgcgccTCATGCAGACCTGGAGtattaaaagcaatatatacctgggaatcgtcagcatactgttggagttttgaattttgaagacaCTTTTCCATATCAGCCACATAGAGAGAAAACAGCAACGGTCCTAATATGGATCCTTGTGGAACACCCATGGTAAGAGGCAAGAAGTTGGAGAACTCATAATTTGACTTTTTGATTACCCGAACGCAGTGAGACCGACCCTCAAGATaagattggaaaaatataatggcATTTGTAGACAACCCAAAATAGTGTAATTTAGCTAATAGTAATTTATGATCAATGGTGTCGAATGCTTTACTAAAATCAAGTAGGGTTAAGCAAGTTATctgttttttgtcttctttaattctaatatcattaataaggCTTATGAGACTTGTTGTAGTACTAAAAGATTTTCGAAATCCCGACTGACAATtaggaattattttaaacttatataaatatttagagagTTCATTATAAATGTGacgttctaatatttttgatataactgGTAAAATGCTTATTGGTCTTATGTCTTTAAATTCTTCAGGGGAGGAAATTTTAGGTAAAGGAATAAGAATAGCTTGTTTCCATTCACTAGgataaattttctgcaaaatacaactattaataatattaactaaagCCTCTAAACAATAAGGAagacatatatttaaatctttaatacaaatttcatCAACTCCCATTGCATTACTtccaatgttttttataatattcgcaGTTTTTTCCTCatcaattaaattgatataaaactCTTCCTGATTaacatttagtttattatttttgtagaagtcaattttttcatttgaggTTGATTTTGTAAAAGCCACGGAGTTGGAAAAAAATGAGTTTAGGTCAACTGCATTATTTAGTGTTTCTGGTAAAGGAttggttttagtttttgtaaaattaagttttttagcggtattccaaaaatctttacctttttttaaggaaaattgtttgaaatatgCCGCTTTCTCTCTACTTATGGCATGTTTAGTGAAATTTCGAAGCTGTCTGTAGTAATTTAAATTCCCAGgagttttctgttttaaatatttgtgacgTGCCTTATCTCTTAATAATGCCCTGATCTAAAGGCTGTACAATAGAAGTGCAGTTTGGaggcaaaaaaatcaatttaatatttttcaatcttaTATCCTTTGGGTGACAACATGCATTGgcgagaaataataaaatttctcgtTTCTCacgcatcatttttttatcaaattgatTTAACCATTCGGCCATTAGTTCACTGGTCATCCAAGCTTTTTTATTCCACCTATAAGTAAGTGGCAATTCTttcacattaatatttttaaatgctcttgGTTTGGCCTTTTTTCCAATCACTAgaggtttttttctttttgtccctccatatttacacaaaaaagtATAGTCAGTCTCTCTCTTGAAAATTTACCTCCAATACATCTTTCTTGCTTCAAATGTAGAGTCCTGTTTGGCACTGCTCGGAAAAATAGCCCAGTCTCATCagcattatagatatttttgggAGCATAGTTCTTAATTATAGATGGTACTTTCTCCCAAAATGTCGTGACATCGGCAGAGTTCACACTTGCGGCTTCCCTACTGATAGTTCTAAAAGCAATGTTGTGCCGGGTACGAAACTTTTGCAGCCAACCTTCTGATGTACTGAAAGTTCAATACCCCAAACCATCAGCGATTTCTCTGGCATTTGTTTTAACAATTGTACCTAAAAAGATAATAGGCACATGTAAAATATACAGTAATATGTGTAATAATTGAAGTATGTTACCTGATAATGGAATATTTTTGCTTCAAGCTCCAATGAACCACTCATCACTGTCTGTCAATATTTCTGCCCTCTTCTCTTAGGAAGCTTCTCTTTtcatttacatttatatttgagtggaacttacttaataaaacatccttatttttaataatctcagCTGCCTGTGTTTTTCCTATTCCAAACCATTTTGCTAAGTCGCGTACGCTTAgtttgtctttattaaaaatctcaattccgtcaactttttctttaagagtTAGCACTTTACGTTTCGACGACATATCGGTTGTTACGCTAATAACGCTAGAAGATACGACAATAAACTAAAGCCAAATGCATTAACAAAACAGTCAAAACACAAAAACATCCCGACAAACCGGCGCCATGCGAGGAGTACCATCGTATCGAAGAAAATCCAGGCTCTGGCGCCATGCATTGGCGCTGCGATTGCGACCCCCGATTgcgtgtttaaattttttctgtgtcCGCTCAAGAGAAAGTTTAGTGGTTCTTCGGACCACTTTTAGGTTTCCGCGTCCGCCCGAGAGAGTGTCAGTTAAAGCATATGGGAATTTAGTGTATTTTCAATGGGACCAAAAAAAATGTCCGCTCAAGGAAATTGTccgtttttataattaaataatatatattatacttactAGTTGCGTGTTACAACCAGTTGTTCCAGAAgggaatttgtaataaattttaaaaaaattattctacttATCTATAAGTTTgataaattatgttaaggaaGATGGTAGATATATAAATGAGTAAGAGTATATTAAGTGGTTTCTCAGCTTTAGGACCAGAATCCGCATTCATATTTAAAGCaaatgataaattaatattaagatacttgatattctaaatcaaaaatgtatagaaaCAGATTAAACCAAAGTTCCTTTGGAAGTATACAACTGTTTCTCACAACGGAAAATGTGTCGACAATTTTATACATATGCTGCttttgtgaaatattttaatgagatTAAAGGAACTggactaaaatatatttcaaattaacgACATGGGTTGTTTATGTACAGAAAGGTTCAATTCCTGTCAAGAAGGAAGTTCTTTAATTtcgttttaataacaaaaatattcgaTAAGCTTGTAGTGTCTCAAATTAAGTGCATAAAAGTTGTTAACTgacatttttgtcaaaattcagttttttacgTTAATGGATTCGTTATAGAATTCTACATGTAACTATTATTTTCATTTCACAAAAACAAGtattgtttgttaataatattgcTGCAGAGTTTGCTATGCATGAGAGAatcaatacaaaataaaatagtaaaatttgattttgcCAGATTTAACAGGTTTGAGATTATTAAGTCTGTCGGGCAAGACATTATGTAGGTCAGATAACAGACATGACATATTGTTCCTGTTTTGACCTACCTCCTGAATTTATCCTTCCAAATGGGATACTTTCATtataatatctttattgttAAGTAACTTTGTAAAAGCTTCTTAACTAGATAGAACATTCAGCAGATAAAGAGCAACTAAATAGTGatttaaaactattgaaaaagtagaacatatgaataaaatacaaagagAAGATATTAAAGCTAGCAAAATGCaaccttttaaataaagcatccacaataaatataaaaaaataaacacagtaattaaaattaccaccagaaacaaaattaaaaatgaaaaaaaaacacaaaaccaGGATCAAAAACTTGCAGACATGGTTTACTCCTagtcataataaaaatattcagtaAGACTATAAAATGCTTTACTTTTAAGGAGTGAtacaatagattttttaaagcaaattaaagACTGTGCAGACTTTATATTAATTGAAAGATGTTCCTGCAATGTTCCTATCTTTGGGAGATGTTAGTGAATGCACTCTTTGTAATGGGCATTGAAATATTGACATTTCTTTCTGGCATTATAGGACCTCCTTATTGCTGGTAAGccacaatttatatttttttaaatttactaatcaTGTTATTTCCATTATAACCAAACAGCCCCTTTtctgtaaaacaaaaacagaattgaaaaaatattgaatgcATCTACTACAAAAAGCAATTCCATAGCGCAAGtgacttttaaaaagaaagtaataaaaataagttaaatttaataaaataacagacAATTAAAtcactaaaagaaaataataataaaaatgaatgtaCATGTAATGCATGTGTCACATATACCACTAAAAACATGGAAAGTAACAACAcatagaaaatcaaaaaatttggaAGAAAGTGCAATCAAAAACAAGAGCTACAAAGAATCAATGTATAACTCAACCAGACTGTAGTAAAGTTCTTCATAGCAATCTTTTTACGTTGGTCCTAGATATGCCcaataatggtaatttgtttATGACATAGGGGAGTTGGTTATAGGTCTTAAGCCCTTCAAAGATTATTGACCTTTTAATTAGCCTGGAGGGGTAGATACAATGGATAGAACATTTAGTTCTGCCAGCAGCTTGGATTTCAACTTGACCTGTTTACTAGAGAAGCCTCAATATCTTTCTCTACTACAACACTAGTGGATTTCGACTCAAAACTAGATGGTGGGTATATTCCTTCGCTTTACCAAGATATTCAATACCTCGATCAATTGTGTTACTTCTTCACTATGGAGAACTTCTTCACTATAGCACAAGAGGCCCAGGTTTCAAGTGGATCAAGCCATATCTCTTCAAAACAACTCTTTTACTAGAGTGACTGAGAGTGACTTTGGATTGAAATTCTTCATAGACTGTTTCACACTATAAAGTAGATTTaagaaacaaatataatatttttttcaccgaaatatatttttgtcaaataaaattttgtactgGTTACAGACTGTTCCAATTTTGTCAATAATATATTGCTAAaagaaagtaaattaaaatgaaacagAAAACTTTCAAAACAATGAATTGTCTTTccttctttcttttaaaaattaatgctgATTCTACAATAAATAGCACATTTCCTTCCCTTTCCAACAACTTTTCTTTCTCTACATCATGATATTTTTAgagattaatataatatttcttcTTTGGTAGATTTGATTAGATGCTccattatttcaaataaattaaaggatataggtacatttttagaaatttaacaACTAAATGAAATAGTGccacatacatttttttttaactttaaactaCAATGATCAATGTATTGTAGACCTAAAAATGAATGAATTTGGTTTGATTGGAGATTCAAATTGACAAAACTGCAgtctttaattttatgttttctgGTCCTTCTAGTCTACATTTGtttgttctaaaaattaaaacataagtttttttctatttaccaatcatttatttttgtttatactaagtttaaatttctttaaaaaaagtttggcATTTTTTGGTTGATTCTCGAATCACTACATTTGTGTCATCTGCAATTCACATCCCGATTATGCTATTATTgagtaattttacataaatcattaatgaaaattataaattagaccataattaacttaattttttcctcaaatattattttcttctgaAGTGACCTGTTAAACATGGTCTTAAAgctatatgaaaatattaatcaaatattgATTAAAGTTTTGGTTAACAAATTAATGATTcagtttctttaaaatagtataaataacTTTACAAGTATATTCTTTGCAACACAAGATTATTCAACTAATGAATGACTGAAATGTCTGAAATAGGTTTGACACTCAGTTAAGTGGTTTCTACTCAATTACACTAAACATAATCAGGTCAACTTACATGCAATAAAATATCATGAACATCTCCCTTCTTATCAAAATGTTTTATCTTTGATCCAaactcataaaaatataaattgaactTATGCAAGTCCACAGCACTAGCATCGGCCTTCAGAATTTCCCTGTAAGCCTCTTTGTAGATTTTTGGCAATTCTGGGGCAACAACTGGCTGACGACCGGTAGATATTTCTGAAACCAACCATATGGGCAATTCTAGTTCTGTGCCTGCCTTAAGATCTTTTTCCTCTGTAGATGGGTTTAGTTTACCTAAAGAATATGTCAACACTAGTAAAGGGACAAAAATAGAACCAATTAAGGCTGAGTTACCCATCCGAGGAACCTCTTGGAGAAACTTGCATGGGGTCCTTTCTTGTGTAGCTAAGATGTCCTCAATTGAGTAGTAATTGGGTTGGTAACTTAAGCGTAACGGCATTGTTATTTTAAACtgaattcattaattatttactattaaaatttatttgtttattttcttgttttgtttttttggaatttctGTTTGCATTCCCGCCACCACATGATAAACGTCatttttgacgttgacagtgtTGACACTTTGACTAGGGTCACTTTTATATTCACATTGGAATCACAAAAAATAACCTTCAAggttattttttggaatattttggAACATCCATATACTTGACGCAATTCAATTTTGTTTAAGTAAATATCCGcactaattaaaaattcaataagaaCCATATAAATTGTAagagtgtttttgttttgcttaTTGTGTTATGCCATCtagattaattaaataaatttcaaagaTTGTCTGCGTATTGTTTAGGCCAAAACGTAGTTCGTAAACGACCTTTaagattttaagaattttaacaaAACGCGCATGCCCAATAACGAGACGGCAACATTGCATCAACGCCTGTCACTTTTTGTCAAAGTTGTCATTTTAGTACCCGCCCACCGGCCATCGATCCTTTCGCTTGTCGTCGTTTGCAGACTCCATCTTGTATTTGGTTTTGTGTGTaaataatttgacaattttttttgtgtatgtATAAGAAAAATGAGTGATTTTGCCGGTGCAGCACCCCCTCAACCGAATTTCAATCAATCGTCAGCATTTGCTGCAGCCCTACAACGAGCCAAACAGGTATTTAACGTACCCCGAACGTCCCATACAAAACATGCCGCTTGTCGGTTGAATTGATTATTTGTGATGGCCCCCGCATTTTATTCATGGATTCTTACTTTTCTTTGTAGATCGCGGCCAAGATCAATCCGGCCGGTGGTGGTTCTACGCCGGGAGAGAGTCGCCCTAAAAGACCTTTGGACGATAGTCCTGGTAGGTATAATTTCCCCTTGAAGTTTTTGGCGAATTTTTCAATTGGCATTTGTGGCCTTGAGCTTGGGTAGCATTATCCATGTGATGGCCACAGGTTTCAACTATCGCCCTATTTTCTGTACATTATATTGTGGTTTTGCAAggcattattattataattcgaTTTATGCTTTAccataatacaattttatattaaaccccaaagattttaattttaatattagttcAACACAGGGCACTTTCCGAATTCACCAGttgaatttacaaaaatttttcgGTAAATCTCAGTTGGCATTTAGTTTAATTAAACATTTGAAAACACTCTGGTTGATTTTGGCCCctttaataatatcaatttctgcttatatttatatttttcaaagcaaaCCAAACAAactatggaaaataaataaataaataaataatcttttttatttagcacttggctACTTATAtctaattaacaaaaaacaaaaaatcaattttgattgcgtaaataaacaaatagtccCCTATTAAACATATGTACACTTGGTGCATTCTTTACCTTCTCAGGCAACTTATTAAACATGCACAGTCCCTcgtaaaacaaagttttttataaCGCGGATGTTGTTACCTGCCTAATGTTAAAGTTTTGCTTAGATCTAATGTTATAGTTATGGAATTGTactcttctttttaaataaatgttgagATACCCTGGCAataagttattttcaattttatatacgATAGAAAGATTtgccttttttatgttttgctcaacatttaaccaatttaaagaatttaacatgTCTTTAGTCGGCACATATTTGCTACAATTCAATAATACatgcattattttattttgctgtatttgtaatttttgtatctcttCTTTGTTGCAAGAAATCAATAATGAACTACAATACGTGAAGTGAggtaaaattatagttttgtaaattaacatttttgaccatttagaAACAACATAcgatattctattaaaaaaccctacttttttcctattttcttacataaataatttacatgacttgaaaaatttaattgcggATCAAGGAttacacctaaatatttaatttcagttaCAAACTCTATAGGTGAACCATTTATTAACAAAGACAATCCTAaatcgaaaaaatatttacattttgttacTGATCCTACTACCATACATTTAGTCTTTAAAGAATTcagttttaatctatttttacatAACCAATCATACAAAACATTAAGCTcactatttaatatatttacaatttctaaataatctttTCCAGAGACAGATATGAGGGTATCGTCTGCAAATAAGTGtataaaacatctatttaataTCCTAttcaggtcatttatataaagaataaacaataaGGGCCCCAAAACACTTCCTTGGGGTACACCCAGTACACTTTCCTTTTTTTGAGATACCCTATGTCCTATTTTTGTCCTTTGAAACCTGtcctttaaataattatcaatcCAACTTAGAGCATAATCATCAATACCATAGAGcctcattttctttaaaaaaattctacgaTCAATGGTTTCGAACGCACACTTAAGATCTACGAATACACCAAGAACTATTTCACCATTGTTCATTTTCTCTCTCCAATTTGTACATACATACTGGATTGCAGATTCGCAGGAATGTTGACTTCTGAATCCTGATTGTCCCTCAAACTGTCCCTCTGACTGTCCCTCAATTGATTACAAATTATAGTCTCTAAGATCTTATCTACAGTTGGTAAAAGATTTACAGGTCTAACCTCCGAAGGAACAGTTGGTTTATTCACTTTGGGGATTGGAATTACAACACTAGTTTTTAGGTCATAAGGTACCTTCCCAGTGACTATTGAAGTGTTAATTAAATATAGTAGAGGATATCCAATCACGTCAAAGAGTTGTTTTAccaatttaacatttaaacaaTCATCACTTGagcctttgttttttaaaccgtatacaatttttttcaactgtgaaatattaattgttttaaattgagagagttttgatttaatatttaggtctGGCGCCTCCCAGTCTCTATCCTCTATACTTTCAGAAACTTCGTTTAAAGAGTccaaaaaaaagttgttaaagtTTTCCTCTAATAAGCCattgtaattttcaaaatttagctcAGTAAACCGCTCACTGCCCTGCTTTTTTGTTCCGACTAAGTCCTTTAAAACTCTCCACATTTTTTTACTGTTCCCTTTACAGTTGTCAATATTTTGTTTGTAgtaccattttttattttttcttatcacAGATACAACCTCatttctatatttcttaaagTTTTCCCAATCTGCTTCCTGTTTTGTAATAGAGAATATTTTATAGGCCTTGTCTCTTTTTTCCTGTAACTGTTTTATATCTTGATTTATCCACGTTTTTTAAggattaattttcatttttggtacAAGTTTATCTAAGGCTGTCTGAATGTTAGTGATAAAATCCGAATAAATAACATCTACATTTACAGAGGGTGTAATTCCATGTTTTTCCTATTAGTTCCTCAGCTATATTAGCAATATTCTCGTCACTCAGATTTCTGCAGTAGAAAAGCGATTTTTCTTCTGGTGGTTTCTGTATTTGTATATTTGCCCCAATTATTTCATGGTCACTTATGCTTTGAAAATCCCTTTGAACTTCTTGCAGATTAAAATCATTGGTTATTATGTAATCAATAAGAGAAGAAGAAGTTTTTGTTATTCTAGTCTCCTTTGTTACCACTTGTTTAAATCCTGAACTCTGAATgatgttctttatttttcttgtgtcaCTAGTAGTTTTTAACCAgcatatattaaaatctcctaaaAAAATGGTTCGCTGTCTATGAATGCTAGAAAAGTTGC
The sequence above is a segment of the Anthonomus grandis grandis chromosome 12, icAntGran1.3, whole genome shotgun sequence genome. Coding sequences within it:
- the LOC126743084 gene encoding DNA replication complex GINS protein PSF3, yielding MPLRLSYQPNYYSIEDILATQERTPCKFLQEVPRMGKLNPSTEEKDLKAGTELELPIWLVSEISTGRQPVVAPELPKIYKEAYREILKADASAVDLHKFNLYFYEFGSKIKHFDKKGDVHDILLHTFITRFRLIMDLAHNTESDPTIQQKLDMLERKLFKEANVAKTKLNTWLLESGVELKAGNMVTNHRKRKRVDDDLFTNLF